Within bacterium, the genomic segment CGCGGGCCCGAGGGTCCCACGCAGGCCAAGATGCGGGCGCTGATGGACACCCTGGTGGCCACCTCCGGGATGATCACGGACGAGATGGTCGAAGAGCGGTACGCCGCGAGCGCGGATCCCGAGGTCGTGGCCTTGTTCACGGAAAACCCGCCGCAGAACGAGGACCTGTTCGCCCATCTGGACAAGGTCGCCGCGCCGACCCTCGTCATCTGGGGTCAGGACGATCGGTTTGGCGCGCTGGAGGTCGGGTTGTTGTTGTTGAAGCGGCTCCAACGCGCTCGAATGGTCGTCTTCCCGCGATGCGGCCACTGGGCGCATGTCGAACGCGCCGACGAGTTCAACCATCTCGTGCTCGATTTTCTCGCAGGTCGATGGTAACGTAGACTCATTCGGGAGGAAGTGCAATGGGCCAGTACGAGATCAATCGCGTCCTGTTTGATTTGGTTCGGCGGCCTGATCGTCAGGAGATCCTCAAGAACCTGACGCCGTTCCTCGAAGGCTACCGCCTCGCGACCGCAGAGAAGGCCGCCTTGCTCGAACCTGGATACGGCCGCCTACTCGCGCTCGGCGCGCTTCCGAACCTTGTGTTCAAGTATTATCTCTGGCACGGCTTGCCTCCCGGCGAGTTCGCCGCCAGAGCGAAAGATGAACCGATGACCGGAGCGTGAGCCTGCCTGAGTCTCTAGTCTAGAGGGGGGATTTGTCGTGGCGGAGTTGTGCCTCGGCCTGGCCACGTCGCATGTGGCGTTCATCACGCAGTCTCCGGAGATGGGCAATCCGGCGCAGGTCGAGGGATTTCGCGGCGGATACCGGAAACTCGCCCAGGCGCTGCGGGACGCGCGTGCCGACGTGGCCGTGGTCATTTCGGGAGAACATCTGAACTACTTCTTCATCGACAACATGCCGGCGTTTTGCATCGGCGTCGCGGATGGGTTTGAAGGCCCAGCCGAACGCAGCGCGGGGATCCCCTACCGGCGCATTCCGGCATTGGCGGAGGCGGCGAGATTCTTGCTGACCACCGGCCTCGACTCGGGCGTGGATTGGGCCCGCACCGAGGGATGGGAGCTCGACCATGGGATCATGGTCCCCCTCTACATGATTGATGAGGAGGCTCGTGTGCCGATCGTGCCGGTGTTCATCAACTGTGCAGCGCCGCCATGCCCCACCGCCCGCCGCTGCTATGCGTTTGGGGAATGGTTGCGCGATGCGATCGCGCGCTGGGATTCCTCGAAGCGGGTGGCGATCATCGCGACGGGGGGCCTCTCGCATTCCGTGGGAACCGAGCAGATGGGAAGAATCGACGAGGCGTTCGACCGCAGGTTCCTGCGCGACTTCTGCGGCGGCGATCGGCGGCAGATCGCCAACCTGACCGATGAAGAGATTGCCGCGGCCGGGAATTCCACGAGCGAAATCCGGTCGTGGATCGCGCTCGGGGGCGCGTTCGAGGAACGACCGGCAGAACTTGTCTTTTACGAACCGATCGCGGGGTTCGCCACAGGGTGTGGGCAGGTCTTGCTCCGATAGCGGCACAGCCGACGCCGTCCACCTTGCCACAGGATCGCCACGGCCGATGACGTCCCGGCGCGATGCGGTGGTGGAGGCGGCGGCTCCTCCGGGACCGCCGCGCGTGCACGAAGGGGGTCCGCGCAGGTTGGAGGATTGGGAACTCCTTCGCGGCGGAGGCCTGTACGTCGATGACATCCGGCTGCGCGGCATGCTCCACGCGGCGATCTTGCGTAGCCCCGTTGCCCACGCCGCGCTCCGGCGGGTGGATGTGACGCCGGCGCTGCGATGGCCCGGCATCGTCGCCGCGCTTGCGTTCGCCGATCTGCCCCGGGAGACACCTGCGCTCCCGAACCTGCGGCCGCATCCCGCGCTTCGCGCGCGCACCGCCTTTCCACTGGCGCGCGATCGGGTGCGCTACGTCGGTGAGCCGATCGCGGTCGTCGTGGGGACCAGCCGCTATATCGCAGAGGATGCGCTCGATTGCGTCAAGGTGGAGTATGAGGCGCTGCCAGTCGTGACCGGCCTGGGCGCCGCGGCCGAGGGCCGCCCTGCGCTGGTGCACGAGGACCTGGGATCCAATGTGGCGGCGCGGATCCGTCAGGAGACCGGCGACGTGGCCGGGGCGTTCGCGCGGGCCGATCTGGTATTGCACGACTCGTTCCACATCTCGCGGAGCACGGGCCAGGCCATGGAGACGCGCGGCGTCGTGGCGGCCGTCGACCGTGACTCGGGCGTGCTGACTGTCTGGGCGTCGTGTCAGCGCCCCCATCAGAACCGCCGTCACATCGCCGCCATGCTGGGTCTCCCGGAGGAGCGCGTCCGCGTCATTGCGCCGCACGTCGGGGGTGGATTTGGACCCAAAGGCCGGTTTTATGCGGAAGATTATCTGATCCCCCACCTCGCGCGGACACTCGGCCACCCGGTCAAGTGGATCGAGGACCGGCGGGAACACCTGCTGACGACTACCCAAGAGCGGGAGCAGGTGCACCAGGTCTCGGTCGCCCTCGGGCGCGACGGGACGGTCCTTGGCGTACGAGACAGCTTCGTGCAGGACATGGGTGCGTACGTATCCGCCGGACTGGTGGTCCCGTTCAACACGTTGTCACTCCTCCCGGGACCGTACCGCGTCCCGGCCGTTGAAGTCGAAGCGACGTGCCTCTATACGAACCGGGTCGCCACCTCGCCGGTGCGTGGTGCCGGGCAACCCGAGGCAACCTTCGTGATGGAGCACATCATGGACCTGGCCGCGGCCGCGCTTCGCCTCGACCCGGCGGAGGTGCGGCGGCGGAACCTCATCGTCCCGGAGGCGATGCCCTACGCCGGGGGGCTTCGGGACATGGATGGTCAACCGATCGTGTACGACAGCGGAGACTACCCGCGGTGCCTGGCCAGGGCGCTCGAGGCGATCGGGTACGCGTCGGCCCGGCGGGACCAGGAACGCCTGCGGGGCCAGGGTGTCTATCGTGGCATTGGGCTGGCGTGCTACGTAGAGCTGACTGGGGTCGGTCCGCAAGAAGAGGCGGTCGTTCGCGTCGACCGCGGCGGGGTGCGCGTGATCGTCGGATGCGGCTCGCAGGGACAGGGTCACCGAACGATCCTGGCGCAGGTGGCCGCGGCCGAGTTGGGCCTCCATGCCGACGACGTCTCGGTCGTGGAAGGGGATACCGGTCTCGCCGGGGCGTCGATGGGTACCTTTGGGAGCCGGACAGCCGTCGTGGCCGGCACAGCGGTGCTGCATGCCGCCCAGGCCCTCCGGGCGAAGCTGCTCGATGAGGCCGCGGGACGGCTGAACGTGTCGAGCGCGGAGGTGACGCTGGCCGGCGGGCGCGCGTACTTGACGGAGGATCCTGGGACCAGGGTGTCGTTCAGCGGTCTGGAAGCCCGCGCCACCTTCGCGCCGAGCAGCCCGACGGTAAGCAGTGGCGTGCACGCCGTTATCGTCGAGGTGACACCGGAATCCGGCGAGGTGGTGATTTTACGATACGTGATCGTGCACGACTGCGGTCGCATGCTCGACCCCTCCCTTGTCGAAGGGCAGGTGCTCGGCGGGTTCGCGCACGGGCTCGGCGAGACACTCTACGAGCGCCTCGTCTACGACGGCGACGGGCAGCTGCTGACGACGACCTTCGTCGACTACCTTCTTCCGACGGCGGCCGAGGTGCCGGAAGTGGTGTTGGAACACATCGAGGTTCCGTCGCCGTTGAACGCCCTCGGCGCGAAAGGTGCCGGAGAGGGTGGGGTGATTCCGGTGCAGGCCGCGGTGTCGCTGGCGGTGCAGGATGCGCTGCGCCCGTTCGGCATCGCGGTCAACCGTGTCCCCCTTGCCCCGGATATGCTGTGGCGAGCCGAGGCGGGCCGCTGAGCGTGTCGAACATCGTGGACACGCTGACGGCACAACAGCGGCACTGGGTGGACGCCGCATGGGCCAGCATCGACCGCGATGTCTTGGCCCGTCTGCTCACGGCGATGGTGAACATTCCGAGTCCGCCCGGCGAAGAGCGGGCGCTCGCGGAATTCATCGCCGGCCATCTGCGGGAGCACGGCCTGCGGGCCCACTGCCAGTTCCTGGACGACCAGCAGGCCAATGCCGTCGGAGTCTGCCCCGGCCGAGGCGGGGGCGCGGATCTCCTGTTGTACTCGCCAATCGACACGGCGTTCACTGGGACGGAAATTGACGATCTCCCTTGGACCGGTGCCTCCCTGCGGCCGGATCTCGTGCCGGTTGCGACGACCCAGGATGGCTTCGTTGTGGGGCTCGGTGCGGAGAACCCCAAAGGGTACGCCGCGTGCATCATCGGGGCCGCCGAGGCCATTGCCCGAGCGGGTATCCCGCTTCTGGGGGACCTCGTCGTTGGGCTCGGCGCGGGCGGGATGCCGGCAAACGCGCCCCTCCACCGCCGCGGGCGCCGCAACATCGGCCAAGGGGTCGGCTGCGCCCACATGCTCGAGCAGGGCGTGCGCGGCGATTTTGCCCTCATCGCCAAGCCCGGGTGGACGGTATCGTACGAAGAGGTCGGCGTGTGTTGGTTCCGCATCGATGTCAAAGGCACCCTGGCATACACGGGCATGAGGCACATTCTTCCCTATCAGAACGCGATTGTGGCTGCCGGGGAGGTGACGCAGGCGCTAGAACGGTGGTTCCCCGAGTATACCGCCCGCAACACATCGGGGGCCGTTGCACCTCAGGGAAGCATCGGTGCGATCGTCGGTGGCTGGCCGCACAAGCCGGCGTTCACGCCTGCCGTCTGTCAGATACACGTCGACCTCCGGGTGAACCCGCGGACCAGCCCGTCCGGCGTCAAGGCGCAGTTCGCGCAGGCGATGGACGAGATCCACCGCGCCCATCCGCATCTCGACTTCGGGTGGGAGATGGTCCTGGGCATCCCCGGCAGCCATTCGGATCCCGACGGCTGGATCGTGCGGGCCGCCGTTCGCGGATGGGAAGCGCTTGAGGGAAGGCCCCACGTGGCCGAGGGGAACAAGAGCGGCGCGACCGACGCGAACATCCTCCGGCAGTGGGGTGTGCCTACCGCCCGCATCGGCATGCCGCGACCGCCGTCTTCGGGGCCGTTCGCCGGTCAGTTTTCGATGGGCGTCGTGCACCTAGAGAGCGTGTATACGCTGATCAAGTTGCTGATCCACGTCGCCGTCGATACCTGCACCAGGCCGCGTCGCGAACTCGGGCTGGAGTCCTGATGTCCACCGCAGCGGCCTTCGGCGCGGCGGCGCGGGAGGTCTATGCCGCATTGAAAGGCGCGAACGTGGATTTCGCGGTGTACCTTCCCGACAGCGTGCTTTATCCCGTGACGGATTTGCTCGAGGCCGATCCTCAGATCCGTACCGTGGTGTGCTCGCGCGAGGACGAGGGTGTTGCGATTGCGGCCGGCGCTTACCTGGGAGGGCGCCGCCCCGTCGTGCTCATGGAGGGTTCGGGGATGGGCTACTGCGGCCTGATCTTGGCCCGGGCCCTCCTGCAGCGGACACCCATGCTGGTCCTGGCCAGCCACAACCGTGTGCTGGGGGAGCGCTTCGACTACCATGGGGCCACCCGGATTGTCGGCGAGGGGACCGCGGAGGGCCTCGGCATCCCGCACCTGGTCGTCCACGACGCCGGGTTGCTCGGTACGTCGGTTCGAGGAGCCATGCAAACGATCCAGGGACAGAAGATTCCCGTCTGCGTGTTCATTCCGGCGTATGTCATTCAGGGAATGGGGCCGTGACCTACCGGGACGTGCTCGAGGTCCTTGCGACCGCGCGCGGCGCCTGCCCCGCCATCGGTGGGCCGGGGCTGCTCTCCCGGCTGCTGTGGGCGACCGAGCGCGAGCATACCAGTATCTACCAGATGGAGCTTGGGTATCCCACCGCCGTCGCGCTGGGGCTGGCGCTGGCGCTGCCCGATGAGCGCGTCGTCGCGGTGGAAGGAGACGGGTCGATGCTTGCCGGGCTCGGTGTGCTGACGACGGCCGCGCGGTATCGTGCCCCCAACCTCGTCGTGCTGGTGTGCGACAACGGCGTGTACGGTACCGTGGGTGGAGGGACGGTGGAGAGCGCAACGCGGCACGGCGTGGATTTGGCGGCGGTGGCGGACGCCTGCGGGTGGCAGGGGACGACGGTCGTAGTTGAGACAACCCGGCAGGCCGCCGACGCCCTGTCGCGGGCCTGGCGCGAGCCCGGCCCTTGGCTCATCGTCGCACGCGTCAGCCACACGCCCAACGACCGCGCGGGCGACGTTGGCCAGATTCCCCTGGACGTCGTTGAAGGGGCGATGGCGTTCCGCCAGGAGATTTTGCGCCGCACCCGCGATGCCGGGCACGATTCTGGGTCGTGGGGCTCAGTCAGGCCGTGATGAACGTTTACCGTGCGCTCATTCGGCCCGCCGCATTCTTGCTGCCGGCGGAGACCGCCCACCACCTGGGATTGTGGGCGCTCCGGCAGAGCCGCGCGTGGGAGGCGCTTAGGCCGGTGTTCACGTTCGCGGACCCGGTCCTGCACCAGCACGCCGGGGGGCTGGACCTGCGGAATCCGGTGGGGGTCGCGCCGGGGTTCGACAAAGACTGCGAAGTCATGCGAGGCCTTGCCTCTCTCGGGTTCGGCTTCGTCGAGGCCGGTACCGTGATGCCGACTCCCCGGGAGGGCAATCCCGGCCCGCGCCTGCTCCGCTACGTCGATCAGGCCGCGCTGGCGAACTGCCTCGGCCTTCCCAGTCGCGGTGTGAATGGGTGCGCCGATTCGCTGCGGCGCTGGAGGGGACGTGGGCTCAGCGCCGTGCCCGTCATCGTGAGTTTCATGGGTTTCACCCTGGACGAGTACGTGGCGGGATTTCGCGCCCTCCAACCCCTGGCCGATGCGCTGGAGGTCGCGCTGCGTTGCCCCAACACGCCGGACGAGCAGAACTTCGTCTCGCGTGGGGAGTTTGCGACGCTCCTTACCGAGCTGATGCGTTTCCGCGAGAAACCGCTCTGGGTGAAGCTGCCGTCGCTGGATGTCGAGGTGGATCGTGATCATCTCGCCGATCTTGTGGAGACGAGCCTCCGCGGAGGCGTCGACGGCTTCATGGTGTCGGGAACCCGGCCGGTGGTCGAGCCGCGTCTGTCCCGCGGACGCGGCAGTCTCAGCGGGCGGCCGGTGCTGGGTCGCACGATGACGGCCGTTCGCGAGGTCTACCGGGTGACGCGCGGGCGCGCGGCCATCGTCGCACAGGGCGGGATCGGCTCAGCCGAGGATGCGTTCGCCGCGATCTTGGCCGGCGCCAATGCCGTGAGCATCTACACGCAGTTTGTCTACGAGGGGCCGGGTCTCGCCCGCCGGATCAACCGCGAACTGGTCACGCTGATGCGCGCCCACGGCGTGGCATCCATTCGGGAGCTGTGCGGGCGTGAGCAGACGATCACGGTCCGCGTGGCGCGCGAGGCGCGGAGCGGA encodes:
- a CDS encoding thiamine pyrophosphate-dependent enzyme; protein product: MTYRDVLEVLATARGACPAIGGPGLLSRLLWATEREHTSIYQMELGYPTAVALGLALALPDERVVAVEGDGSMLAGLGVLTTAARYRAPNLVVLVCDNGVYGTVGGGTVESATRHGVDLAAVADACGWQGTTVVVETTRQAADALSRAWREPGPWLIVARVSHTPNDRAGDVGQIPLDVVEGAMAFRQEILRRTRDAGHDSGSWGSVRP
- a CDS encoding deacylase, whose amino-acid sequence is MSNIVDTLTAQQRHWVDAAWASIDRDVLARLLTAMVNIPSPPGEERALAEFIAGHLREHGLRAHCQFLDDQQANAVGVCPGRGGGADLLLYSPIDTAFTGTEIDDLPWTGASLRPDLVPVATTQDGFVVGLGAENPKGYAACIIGAAEAIARAGIPLLGDLVVGLGAGGMPANAPLHRRGRRNIGQGVGCAHMLEQGVRGDFALIAKPGWTVSYEEVGVCWFRIDVKGTLAYTGMRHILPYQNAIVAAGEVTQALERWFPEYTARNTSGAVAPQGSIGAIVGGWPHKPAFTPAVCQIHVDLRVNPRTSPSGVKAQFAQAMDEIHRAHPHLDFGWEMVLGIPGSHSDPDGWIVRAAVRGWEALEGRPHVAEGNKSGATDANILRQWGVPTARIGMPRPPSSGPFAGQFSMGVVHLESVYTLIKLLIHVAVDTCTRPRRELGLES
- the pyrD gene encoding dihydroorotate dehydrogenase (quinone); protein product: MNVYRALIRPAAFLLPAETAHHLGLWALRQSRAWEALRPVFTFADPVLHQHAGGLDLRNPVGVAPGFDKDCEVMRGLASLGFGFVEAGTVMPTPREGNPGPRLLRYVDQAALANCLGLPSRGVNGCADSLRRWRGRGLSAVPVIVSFMGFTLDEYVAGFRALQPLADALEVALRCPNTPDEQNFVSRGEFATLLTELMRFREKPLWVKLPSLDVEVDRDHLADLVETSLRGGVDGFMVSGTRPVVEPRLSRGRGSLSGRPVLGRTMTAVREVYRVTRGRAAIVAQGGIGSAEDAFAAILAGANAVSIYTQFVYEGPGLARRINRELVTLMRAHGVASIRELCGREQTITVRVAREARSG
- a CDS encoding xanthine dehydrogenase family protein molybdopterin-binding subunit → MTSRRDAVVEAAAPPGPPRVHEGGPRRLEDWELLRGGGLYVDDIRLRGMLHAAILRSPVAHAALRRVDVTPALRWPGIVAALAFADLPRETPALPNLRPHPALRARTAFPLARDRVRYVGEPIAVVVGTSRYIAEDALDCVKVEYEALPVVTGLGAAAEGRPALVHEDLGSNVAARIRQETGDVAGAFARADLVLHDSFHISRSTGQAMETRGVVAAVDRDSGVLTVWASCQRPHQNRRHIAAMLGLPEERVRVIAPHVGGGFGPKGRFYAEDYLIPHLARTLGHPVKWIEDRREHLLTTTQEREQVHQVSVALGRDGTVLGVRDSFVQDMGAYVSAGLVVPFNTLSLLPGPYRVPAVEVEATCLYTNRVATSPVRGAGQPEATFVMEHIMDLAAAALRLDPAEVRRRNLIVPEAMPYAGGLRDMDGQPIVYDSGDYPRCLARALEAIGYASARRDQERLRGQGVYRGIGLACYVELTGVGPQEEAVVRVDRGGVRVIVGCGSQGQGHRTILAQVAAAELGLHADDVSVVEGDTGLAGASMGTFGSRTAVVAGTAVLHAAQALRAKLLDEAAGRLNVSSAEVTLAGGRAYLTEDPGTRVSFSGLEARATFAPSSPTVSSGVHAVIVEVTPESGEVVILRYVIVHDCGRMLDPSLVEGQVLGGFAHGLGETLYERLVYDGDGQLLTTTFVDYLLPTAAEVPEVVLEHIEVPSPLNALGAKGAGEGGVIPVQAAVSLAVQDALRPFGIAVNRVPLAPDMLWRAEAGR
- a CDS encoding thiamine pyrophosphate-binding protein gives rise to the protein MSTAAAFGAAAREVYAALKGANVDFAVYLPDSVLYPVTDLLEADPQIRTVVCSREDEGVAIAAGAYLGGRRPVVLMEGSGMGYCGLILARALLQRTPMLVLASHNRVLGERFDYHGATRIVGEGTAEGLGIPHLVVHDAGLLGTSVRGAMQTIQGQKIPVCVFIPAYVIQGMGP